A stretch of the Marivirga tractuosa DSM 4126 genome encodes the following:
- a CDS encoding T9SS type B sorting domain-containing protein — MKYIYTIILGFILSISIADAQCPNDSNTEATIVAIDALCFGAEDGTISFELKDASDVSLDPSDFNFGLYDGGENDWVYDDIGVSPGGDINPAITLSVSGTVITFSNVPTTKDGIGYTIGSRDTGICGNTLRSYSSGFSGIIISEPTELVASINSITDDCSNSNSGAIDIDVSGGTPDGGGNYIYAWSNSASTQDISGLDDGTYSVTVTDDNGCTAEITGIVVEAGPDAGTAGAADACNNDGAFNLYNVLGGSPEVSGSFTAAVGNPEAVTISQPGDGTTSTANFSGVAAGVYTFTYTVGSTGCPDATADVTITVSEAPDAGTNATVEACEDNNNFDLYAALGGTPDVDGTWTEDVGNPATGILTQSGDGTTGRADLTTATGEYNFTYEVTAPGCSPSTAVLTINVNALPDAGTAGAADACNNDGAFNLYNVLGGSPEVSGSFTAAVGNPEAVTISQPGDGTTSTANFSGVAAGVYTFTYTVGSTGCPDATADVTITVSSLTVSESITNTTGCGVPDGEIALNVTSSFAGDSFTFTWTSPDGFSATTEDITGLEGGDYTVVVTSDNTGCTFTDTYTVVDPVPFTIATTSVDQSQCNVGNGEISVSVSGGAGPFNYYVVDTNTTSEVDRSDADASTNYSFTSLAPGDYEVFVEEGACTQSETFTIDAVTEIVATVDSETPADCGGGANGTITLAITDAGNDFDILVDGVSEGVQTAGTNTYTITGLTLGSYDIIVRDQVTNCEVNITEDVNENATFTIDTETVNDITTCGGSDGSIELTVSGGTPTFTWTGPTGFADPGNTNSITGLDISGTYTVTLEEAGCTVVRNYNITAPTPPTSVAGADSTICLPTLELYADALAADQAGEWQIVSQPAGAAANIIDPTSPTTTLEDLFELGTYELAWILENTITNCSDSDTIVITRKDITVADAGTDQQVCGTTATLAANAADTDETGTWTLISGSGDFAPGEENNPAAEVTNLTIGDNVFEWTISDDNGICDPTSNQVTITAEPLPTAFAGNDESFCDITEIDLSTLDGGNTPPVAENGTIEWTTTSTDGTFNDNTLETPVYTFGTDDITAGAVTLTMTVTGTGACSAEVVSDEVVISINNKPTIEPIADAAICYVDGSSTFDVAATVSNEASVLWSSNGTGTFDDDISPSTFYIPSEADSTAGTVDLTITATGQGACADSVLTFTLDINSIRIDDAVITQTSGCGASDGAIDITVASSEVGDTFDFLWTDSDGNVVSNTDEDLTGLEAGIYNVQITSVTGCTTTATYEVTDPVPFTVTLGTPVDQSTCGTANGEISATVSDNTDNLSYYILDSNGDEVADSRVDDTSDVSYSFTELAPGDYTLVVEENACVANETFTINPAPSIVASVDPANVTPASCGGGNDGSITIDVTDVGNAYTATLTDEDGNETPQNLAAGTTTVLFDALSQGSYSITISDDVTNCEVVINQVVTEDAAFSIDSENVTDIVNCGAAEGAIDLEIVDLVGPTTYSWTGPEGSGFTATTLDINNLSVAGDYQLTIEDNGCVVERTYTISQPAECDYDCEDFRVSPITEAATCLGVDDGKLFFLLRDVNASSPELNFDIKQAGADDATYNRFIVDNIGRGLIIEIDSSFATGTYTVVASDPNLDCVSDTFNINIGTKTTLSATIDIEQPTCTIATGSISANIAGTNDDFEYILYFEGDSLTTNMTGVFADLEEGDYELEFNNQNTSACGLENRTFTIENTAVVDQSAVDINITNPECGEVFGSVSASLNNLPSNYEFILVDGNGDEVARNATGIFNEVPEGTYVMQFENVVDPGACPIADRGGLLIENNGSFTAVASEVEDIVCHGDSDGSAVITLQGISTGYYSVDNGVIWNEFTSGNRITGLPEVNNILVSDQAGTSDCELSVAVGIEYLSDPIELAGGSPIIITEASCDESETDGVIEIPEVSGGVEPYTFEIDGNTVELDGNRQISGLNKLTQTLSIIDNTGCSVDFPINNMLAPNQISANVTEINEQQENRCIEQPKGIRVTLSSFTVNNIPGPFTLILNRADDEQVVELPLNLDSNNGEPVFFVGPDYDLNFTFEKGEQYNWTIRTNNSEQSCSTDGTIRIDDGAIIPTFDLNLVDVACFNSNGFIELTNIVANNDFPLFIQISKNGEIRETITYNDFELNDSFTVSTNALLNPDNANEPDGGTYDVVIYQSPEICNGAIIQSEKQSGIIEEPTSELTAELIPEPNLPPGVEQTRNDMNPIPATRETTADGSISIRLATTSGSPNGIYFADLNLIEPIGNNSRSDYTGITVDSVLFGSDEIITFEGLLPGIYEIVFYDEFGCDQNNKIIGKEGDFQITVDFDRRPFIPNIFTPNNDGNNDEFRILNLPDNGAKLVVTNRNGTIIYSDSNYRESNLWDGGDNPDGIYFYQLTVNGTVQTGWVEIMRGRR, encoded by the coding sequence ATGAAATATATTTATACCATAATATTAGGATTTATTTTGAGTATTTCAATAGCAGATGCTCAATGTCCAAATGATTCAAATACCGAGGCAACTATCGTGGCCATAGATGCATTATGCTTTGGGGCTGAGGATGGAACTATTTCTTTTGAGTTGAAAGATGCTTCTGATGTTAGCTTGGACCCATCTGATTTTAATTTCGGTCTTTACGATGGCGGTGAGAATGACTGGGTATATGACGATATTGGCGTTTCTCCGGGTGGTGATATTAATCCAGCTATTACATTAAGTGTTTCAGGCACTGTTATTACCTTTTCAAATGTTCCAACAACTAAAGATGGTATTGGTTACACAATAGGGTCGAGGGATACTGGTATTTGCGGTAATACTCTTCGTTCTTATTCCAGTGGTTTTTCAGGTATAATTATCAGTGAACCAACGGAGTTAGTTGCATCAATTAATTCAATAACAGATGATTGTAGTAATTCTAACTCTGGTGCAATAGATATTGATGTAAGTGGAGGTACTCCAGATGGAGGCGGTAATTATATTTATGCTTGGAGTAATTCTGCCTCAACACAAGATATTTCAGGGCTTGATGATGGGACCTACTCTGTAACAGTTACTGATGATAATGGCTGTACTGCAGAAATAACTGGAATTGTTGTTGAAGCTGGACCCGATGCGGGGACAGCAGGTGCAGCCGATGCGTGCAACAACGATGGAGCCTTTAATCTGTACAATGTTCTTGGTGGTAGCCCAGAGGTGAGTGGAAGTTTTACGGCAGCAGTTGGCAATCCAGAGGCGGTAACGATCAGTCAACCGGGTGACGGGACTACGTCAACGGCCAACTTCAGCGGAGTAGCGGCAGGTGTTTACACCTTTACCTACACGGTAGGTTCTACGGGCTGTCCAGATGCGACAGCAGATGTAACGATAACGGTAAGCGAAGCTCCGGATGCAGGAACGAATGCGACAGTTGAGGCTTGCGAGGACAATAATAATTTTGATTTGTATGCAGCCCTTGGCGGCACTCCAGATGTGGATGGGACATGGACGGAAGATGTAGGTAATCCAGCGACTGGTATATTGACCCAAAGTGGTGATGGCACGACCGGAAGAGCGGATTTAACTACCGCTACAGGAGAATATAACTTCACCTACGAAGTGACAGCGCCAGGTTGTAGCCCATCCACGGCCGTACTGACCATAAATGTGAATGCTCTGCCCGATGCGGGGACAGCAGGTGCAGCCGATGCGTGCAACAACGATGGAGCCTTTAATCTGTACAATGTTCTTGGTGGTAGCCCAGAGGTGAGTGGAAGTTTTACGGCAGCAGTTGGCAATCCAGAGGCGGTAACGATCAGTCAACCGGGTGACGGGACTACGTCAACGGCCAACTTCAGCGGAGTAGCGGCAGGTGTTTACACCTTTACCTACACGGTAGGTTCTACGGGCTGTCCAGATGCGACAGCAGATGTAACGATAACGGTAAGTAGCTTAACGGTTTCTGAATCGATTACTAATACTACAGGATGTGGTGTTCCTGATGGGGAAATAGCTTTAAATGTGACAAGTTCTTTTGCAGGTGATAGCTTTACATTCACTTGGACAAGTCCCGATGGATTTAGTGCCACAACAGAAGATATAACTGGTTTAGAAGGCGGAGATTATACTGTTGTAGTAACTTCTGATAATACAGGATGTACTTTTACTGATACTTATACCGTTGTTGACCCAGTACCTTTTACAATTGCAACTACATCAGTGGATCAATCTCAGTGTAATGTAGGCAATGGCGAAATTAGTGTCAGTGTCTCCGGTGGGGCTGGCCCATTCAATTATTATGTAGTAGATACAAATACTACTTCAGAAGTAGATAGGTCGGATGCTGATGCTTCAACGAACTATAGCTTCACTAGTTTAGCCCCAGGCGATTATGAAGTATTTGTAGAAGAAGGAGCATGTACTCAGTCAGAGACATTTACTATTGATGCAGTAACAGAAATTGTAGCAACTGTTGACAGTGAAACTCCAGCAGATTGCGGTGGTGGTGCAAACGGAACTATTACTTTAGCCATTACTGATGCTGGAAATGATTTTGATATTTTAGTGGATGGGGTTTCTGAAGGTGTTCAAACAGCAGGAACAAATACTTACACTATCACAGGTTTAACACTAGGTTCTTACGATATAATTGTAAGAGATCAAGTGACAAACTGTGAAGTAAATATTACGGAAGATGTTAATGAAAATGCAACATTCACTATTGATACCGAAACAGTAAATGATATTACAACTTGTGGTGGAAGTGATGGTTCAATAGAATTGACTGTATCCGGTGGAACTCCTACTTTCACATGGACGGGTCCTACAGGCTTTGCAGATCCAGGTAATACTAATTCAATTACTGGATTGGATATTTCAGGAACTTATACAGTAACATTAGAAGAAGCTGGTTGTACCGTTGTTAGAAATTATAATATCACTGCTCCAACTCCTCCAACATCTGTTGCAGGTGCTGATTCGACTATATGCTTACCAACGCTGGAGCTTTATGCTGATGCTTTAGCTGCAGATCAAGCAGGTGAATGGCAAATAGTTAGTCAACCAGCAGGTGCAGCTGCAAATATTATTGATCCTACTAGCCCTACAACTACTCTTGAAGATTTATTTGAGTTAGGAACGTATGAATTAGCCTGGATTTTAGAAAATACGATTACGAATTGCTCTGACAGCGATACGATTGTAATTACAAGAAAAGATATTACGGTTGCGGATGCAGGCACTGATCAACAAGTATGTGGCACAACGGCCACTTTAGCAGCTAATGCAGCCGATACAGATGAAACTGGTACATGGACTTTAATTAGCGGGTCAGGTGATTTTGCTCCGGGAGAGGAAAATAACCCTGCTGCAGAGGTTACAAATTTAACAATAGGAGATAATGTCTTCGAATGGACTATTTCGGATGATAATGGAATTTGTGATCCGACTTCAAATCAGGTAACTATTACAGCTGAACCTTTACCAACTGCTTTTGCCGGAAATGACGAGTCATTCTGTGATATTACTGAAATAGATTTAAGCACATTGGATGGAGGAAATACGCCACCAGTAGCTGAGAATGGAACCATAGAGTGGACCACCACTTCAACAGATGGTACATTCAATGACAATACATTAGAAACACCTGTTTATACATTTGGAACAGATGATATAACAGCTGGTGCAGTTACTTTAACAATGACGGTAACTGGTACGGGGGCTTGCTCTGCTGAAGTTGTTTCTGATGAAGTAGTGATAAGTATCAATAATAAACCAACTATTGAACCAATTGCTGATGCTGCTATTTGTTATGTGGATGGAAGTAGCACATTTGATGTGGCGGCAACAGTATCCAATGAAGCAAGTGTATTATGGTCTAGTAATGGTACTGGTACTTTTGATGATGACATTTCTCCTTCTACTTTCTATATTCCAAGTGAAGCTGATTCGACTGCAGGTACAGTTGATTTAACTATAACAGCAACAGGACAAGGAGCTTGTGCTGACAGTGTGCTTACATTTACTTTGGACATCAATAGTATTCGTATTGATGATGCAGTTATTACACAAACCTCTGGTTGTGGTGCTTCAGATGGTGCAATAGATATTACAGTGGCTAGTTCTGAAGTAGGGGATACATTCGATTTTCTATGGACAGATAGTGATGGAAATGTAGTTTCAAATACAGATGAAGACTTAACTGGTCTTGAAGCGGGTATTTATAATGTTCAAATCACTTCTGTAACTGGCTGTACTACTACAGCAACCTATGAAGTAACTGATCCCGTACCGTTTACTGTCACCTTAGGAACACCAGTAGATCAAAGTACGTGTGGTACTGCTAATGGAGAAATTAGTGCTACGGTATCTGATAATACTGATAACCTTTCATATTATATATTAGATTCAAACGGTGATGAGGTAGCTGATAGTAGGGTAGATGATACTTCTGATGTAAGTTATAGCTTCACAGAGTTAGCCCCTGGTGACTATACCTTGGTAGTTGAGGAAAATGCTTGTGTTGCAAACGAAACATTTACAATTAATCCTGCACCATCAATAGTAGCTTCTGTTGATCCTGCAAATGTAACACCTGCATCTTGTGGTGGTGGAAATGATGGTAGTATAACAATTGATGTTACTGATGTTGGCAATGCATATACTGCTACATTAACCGATGAAGATGGTAATGAGACACCGCAAAATTTAGCAGCTGGAACTACTACAGTATTATTTGATGCACTTTCTCAAGGAAGTTATTCTATAACTATTTCTGATGATGTAACTAATTGTGAAGTAGTAATCAATCAAGTTGTAACTGAAGATGCTGCATTCAGTATAGATAGTGAAAATGTTACTGATATAGTGAATTGCGGAGCAGCAGAAGGTGCTATTGATTTGGAAATTGTAGATTTAGTAGGTCCAACTACATACAGCTGGACTGGTCCTGAAGGAAGTGGATTTACAGCGACTACCCTAGATATAAATAATCTGTCAGTTGCCGGAGATTATCAATTAACGATTGAGGATAATGGATGTGTTGTTGAGAGAACCTACACAATCTCCCAACCAGCAGAATGTGATTACGACTGCGAAGATTTCAGAGTTTCTCCTATCACTGAAGCTGCTACTTGCTTAGGTGTGGATGATGGCAAACTGTTCTTCTTGTTAAGAGATGTAAATGCTAGTTCGCCTGAATTGAATTTTGACATCAAGCAAGCTGGAGCTGATGATGCTACATACAACAGATTCATTGTCGATAATATAGGGCGAGGACTGATCATTGAAATTGACAGCTCATTTGCTACAGGTACTTATACTGTTGTGGCCTCTGATCCGAATTTGGATTGTGTGTCCGATACATTCAATATTAATATCGGAACCAAAACCACTTTATCGGCTACAATTGATATTGAGCAACCAACTTGTACTATAGCTACAGGTTCTATTTCGGCAAATATTGCGGGAACTAATGATGACTTTGAATACATACTGTATTTTGAGGGAGATTCATTAACTACCAATATGACTGGTGTTTTTGCTGATTTGGAGGAAGGTGATTATGAATTAGAATTCAATAACCAAAACACCAGTGCTTGCGGTTTAGAAAATCGAACTTTCACCATCGAGAATACTGCAGTGGTAGATCAAAGTGCTGTTGATATCAATATCACTAATCCTGAGTGTGGTGAAGTCTTCGGATCTGTTTCGGCTAGTTTGAATAATTTACCTAGCAATTATGAATTCATTTTGGTAGATGGTAACGGGGATGAAGTGGCTCGGAATGCAACGGGTATATTTAATGAAGTACCAGAAGGAACTTATGTTATGCAGTTTGAAAATGTGGTGGATCCAGGTGCTTGTCCAATTGCAGATAGAGGTGGTTTATTAATCGAAAATAATGGTTCCTTTACAGCTGTGGCAAGTGAAGTCGAAGACATTGTTTGTCATGGTGATTCCGATGGTTCAGCAGTTATTACTTTGCAAGGAATTTCAACCGGATACTATTCAGTTGATAATGGAGTGATATGGAATGAATTTACTTCTGGAAATAGAATAACAGGTCTGCCAGAAGTGAATAATATATTGGTTAGTGATCAAGCAGGTACATCTGATTGTGAATTATCAGTTGCTGTTGGAATTGAGTATTTAAGCGATCCAATAGAATTAGCTGGTGGCTCTCCGATTATTATTACCGAAGCTAGTTGTGATGAATCTGAAACGGATGGGGTCATTGAAATACCTGAAGTATCGGGAGGTGTTGAACCTTATACATTTGAAATTGATGGTAATACTGTAGAACTTGATGGTAACAGACAAATATCAGGTTTGAATAAATTAACACAAACTTTAAGCATCATTGATAATACAGGGTGTAGTGTTGATTTTCCAATAAATAACATGTTAGCGCCAAATCAAATTAGCGCTAATGTTACGGAAATAAATGAGCAACAGGAGAATAGATGTATAGAACAACCTAAGGGTATTAGAGTAACTTTAAGTTCATTTACAGTGAATAATATCCCTGGTCCATTTACCCTTATCCTCAACAGAGCAGATGACGAGCAAGTGGTGGAACTGCCATTGAATTTGGATAGCAATAATGGTGAACCTGTCTTTTTTGTTGGTCCTGATTATGATTTAAATTTCACATTCGAAAAAGGAGAACAGTATAATTGGACCATTAGGACAAATAATAGTGAGCAGTCTTGTTCTACGGACGGAACCATTAGAATTGATGATGGGGCAATTATCCCAACTTTTGATCTCAATTTAGTTGATGTTGCTTGCTTTAATTCGAATGGATTTATTGAGTTAACCAATATCGTAGCGAATAATGATTTCCCTTTGTTCATTCAAATTTCTAAAAATGGTGAAATTAGAGAAACTATAACATACAATGACTTTGAATTAAATGATTCATTTACTGTTAGTACTAATGCTTTACTAAATCCAGATAATGCAAATGAACCTGATGGTGGTACATATGATGTAGTGATCTATCAATCACCCGAAATATGTAACGGTGCTATAATTCAATCTGAAAAGCAAAGTGGAATTATAGAAGAACCGACAAGTGAATTAACCGCAGAATTGATTCCAGAGCCTAATTTACCTCCAGGAGTAGAGCAAACTCGAAATGATATGAATCCTATTCCTGCAACTAGAGAAACTACCGCAGATGGATCTATTTCTATTCGCTTAGCAACTACTTCGGGATCACCTAATGGAATATATTTTGCTGATCTTAATTTGATTGAACCAATAGGAAATAATAGCCGAAGTGACTATACGGGTATTACAGTAGATTCAGTTTTATTTGGTTCTGATGAAATTATAACCTTTGAAGGTCTCCTTCCTGGAATCTATGAAATTGTTTTCTATGATGAATTCGGTTGTGATCAAAACAATAAAATAATTGGTAAAGAAGGTGATTTTCAGATTACTGTTGATTTTGACAGAAGACCATTTATTCCAAATATTTTCACTCCAAATAATGACGGAAATAATGATGAGTTTAGAATTCTAAATTTACCAGATAACGGTGCGAAACTAGTGGTTACTAATCGAAATGGAACCATTATCTATAGTGATAGTAATTACAGAGAATCTAACCTTTGGGATGGAGGAGACAATCCTGATGGCATATATTTCTACCAACTGACCGTAAATGGGACAGTTCAAACTGGTTGGGTCGAAATTATGAGAGGTCGAAGGTAA
- a CDS encoding helix-turn-helix transcriptional regulator has protein sequence MKNLIKVERARHSLSQTDLAEKCGVTRQTIYAIEKGKFTPSVILAFKISRILSISIEDLFIMEDKDFRI, from the coding sequence ATGAAAAATTTAATAAAGGTGGAAAGGGCCCGCCACAGTCTGTCTCAAACCGATTTAGCAGAAAAATGTGGAGTCACACGTCAAACTATTTACGCTATAGAAAAAGGTAAATTTACCCCCTCAGTAATTCTAGCATTTAAAATCTCTAGAATATTAAGTATTAGTATTGAGGATCTTTTTATTATGGAAGACAAAGATTTTAGAATCTAA